Below is a window of Halobaculum lipolyticum DNA.
CCGGGCACGTCCGAGTACGGCCGGCTCTCCGTGTCGACCCAGCACTACGCCGACGTGGAGGTCGTCGAGCGCATCCCGCCGGAGGCGTTCGACCCCCAGCCGCGCGTCGACAGCGCGGTCGTCCGCTGTGTCCCCCGCGACCCGGAGTACGAGGTCGACGACGAGGCGTTCTTCCTCCGGTTCGTGAAGGCGCTGTTCACCCAGCGACGCAAGACGGTGCGCAACGCGATCCGCAACACGGCCCACATCTCCGGGCTGGCTGACCCCGACGCCGTCGTCGACGCGGCCGCCGAGGACCTGCTGTCGAAGCGCCCGGGCGACCTCTCGCCCGCGGCGTTCGCCGCCCTGACCGAGTTGGCCGTCGAGACGAGCGAGGTCGGCCCGGGACAGTGACCCAGACCGACGGCGGGGCGTCGACGCCGGGAGCGGTCGTCGAGGCGCTGTCGGCGCTCGTCGACGCGATCCAGGCGGCGTTCCCGACGGCCGAGACGCGGGTCGTCGCGTCGCTGGTCGGCGTGATCGTCCTCGCGGCCGTCGTCGTCGCCGCCCGTGAGATCGGGCCGCGGCTCAAGGCGCGGACCGAGGACAGGGACCTCCTGATCGAGTCGGTGCGGGCGGTGGTCGTCACCTCGTCGGTCGTCGCCTTCGGCCTGTTCCTCGTCGTGGTCTGGCGGGGCGTCGGGCTGGCCGTCGGGGTCCTGCCGACCGACACGATCACCGGACGGGCGGTCGTCCGGACCGTGTTGACGGTGGGGCTGCTCGTGCTCGCGACCGTGACGACCCGGCTGACGAAACGGGGGATCCGCGACTTCGGGCGGCGCAACGGCGCGCTGTCGGACCACCAGACGGAGATCACCCACCACGTCGTGCAGGTGGGGGTGTACGCGGTGGCGCTGTTGGTCGTGTTCACCGTCTGGGGCGTCAACCCCGGGAACCTCCTCGTCGGCGCCGGGTTCGCGGGCATCGTTCTCGGTCTCGCCGCACGCCAGACGCTCGGGGCGGTGCTGGCGGGGTTCGTCGTCCTGTTCTCCCGCCCGTTCGAACTCGGGGACTGGGTGGTGATCGGCGACCAGGAGGGCGTCGTCAGCGACATCACCATCGTCAACACCCGCATCCGGACGTTCGACGAGGAGTACGTGATGATCCCGAACGACGTCGTCACCGACACCGAGGTCGTGAACCGCTCGCGCAAGGGGCGGCTCCGCCTCAACCTCGACGTCGGCGTCGACTACGACACCGATGTCGACCGGGCGGCCGAAGTCGCCGAGGAGGCGATGCGCGGCCACGACCTGGTGATGTCGGCCCCGAACCCGCACGTCGTCCTCACGGGGTTCGACGACTCCTCGATCGGACTTCGCCTGCGGTTTTACATCGACAACCCGAGCGCACGGAAGATGTGGAAGGCCCGGACGCGGGTGACGCTGGCGGTGAAGCGCGCGTTCGACGAGGCGGGCATCAAGATCCCGTACCCGCAGCGCGAACTGTCGGGGCGCGCCGAGACGGACGGGTTCCGCGTCGCTGGCGGCGAGGAACTGCCCACCGCACAAGGGTCGGCCGCGAACACGCAGACCGACGGTGGCGGCGCCGACCGCGGGGACGACGATGCCTGAGGAGGAACCAGCGTCGGAGGAGACAGACGACTCGACCACTCGCGACGCGCTGGCGGCGCGCCGCGGTCTCGATTCGCCCGTGTACGCGCCCGCCGAGGACTCCGGACTGCTCGCCGAGGCGGCCGTCGAACACGCCCGGGGCGTGACGCTGGAGGTCGGCACCGGATCCGGCTGGGTGGCCGAGAAGGTGCTCAGGGTGTCCGACGCGACGCGGGTGCTCGGCAGCGACGTGAACCCGCACGCGACCCGTCGCGCCCGCGAGCGCGGCGTCGAGGCGGTTCGGGCGGACCTGTTGTCACCGTTCCGCGAGGAGTCGCTCGACACGGTGCTGTTCAACCCGCCGTACCTGCCCACGGACCCGGACAACGAGTGGGACGACTGGCAGGAGGCGGCGCTGTCGGGCGGCGAATCCGGCCGCGAGTCGATCGAGCCGTTCCTCGACGACCTCCCGCGCGTGCTCGCGCCCGACGGCGTCGCGCTGCTTCTGGTCTCCTCGCTCACCGGCTTCGCCGACGTCGTCGAGTACGCCGTCGACGCCGGCTTCCGCGCGGAGACGGTCGCCGAGGAGTCGTTCCCGTTCGAGACGCTCTCGATCCTCGCGCTCCGCCGGCGCGAGTGAGTCGCGGCGGGACCGCCTCCCGGCGGCCGAGGAATTACTGTGGGACATTAGAACGAACGACAAGTATTATGCCTCGGCATTTCGTAGCCGTGGACGATGACCGACGTAGTCGCCACCACACCGGGGCTGTATCCGCTCCCGGACTGGGCGAAGGGGGAACTCTCCGACCTGAAGGGG
It encodes the following:
- a CDS encoding mechanosensitive ion channel family protein; translation: MTQTDGGASTPGAVVEALSALVDAIQAAFPTAETRVVASLVGVIVLAAVVVAAREIGPRLKARTEDRDLLIESVRAVVVTSSVVAFGLFLVVVWRGVGLAVGVLPTDTITGRAVVRTVLTVGLLVLATVTTRLTKRGIRDFGRRNGALSDHQTEITHHVVQVGVYAVALLVVFTVWGVNPGNLLVGAGFAGIVLGLAARQTLGAVLAGFVVLFSRPFELGDWVVIGDQEGVVSDITIVNTRIRTFDEEYVMIPNDVVTDTEVVNRSRKGRLRLNLDVGVDYDTDVDRAAEVAEEAMRGHDLVMSAPNPHVVLTGFDDSSIGLRLRFYIDNPSARKMWKARTRVTLAVKRAFDEAGIKIPYPQRELSGRAETDGFRVAGGEELPTAQGSAANTQTDGGGADRGDDDA
- a CDS encoding HemK2/MTQ2 family protein methyltransferase; translated protein: MPEEEPASEETDDSTTRDALAARRGLDSPVYAPAEDSGLLAEAAVEHARGVTLEVGTGSGWVAEKVLRVSDATRVLGSDVNPHATRRARERGVEAVRADLLSPFREESLDTVLFNPPYLPTDPDNEWDDWQEAALSGGESGRESIEPFLDDLPRVLAPDGVALLLVSSLTGFADVVEYAVDAGFRAETVAEESFPFETLSILALRRRE